acgtggcaccgtcctaggatgccacctttccaacaagtcagtttgtcaaatttctgccctgctagagctgcccccccccggtcaactgtaagttctgttattgtgaagtggaaatgtctaggagcaacaacggctcagccgctaagtggtaggccacattagctcacagaacgggaccacccgagtgctgaagcgcttgGCACGTAACAATCGTCtgacctcggttgcaacactcactaccgagtttcaaactgcctctggtaaGCAACGtccgcacaagaactgttcgttgggagcttcatgaaatgggtttccgtggcctagcagccgcacacaagcctaagatcaccatccgcaatgccaagcgtcggctggagtggtgtaaagctcaccaccattggattctggagcagtggaaacgtgttctctggggtgatgaatcacgcttcaccatttggcagtccaacggactaatctcggtttggcggatgccaggagaacgctacctgccaaatttgcatagtgccaactgtaaaagtttggtggatgaggaataatggtctggggctgtttttcatggttcgggccccttagttccagtgaagggaaatcttaatgctacagcatacaatgacattctagatgattctctGCTTCCAACTTTGAGACAAATGTTtcgggaaggccctttcctatttcagcatgacaatgcccccgttcacaaagcgaggtccatacggaaatggtttgtcgagatcagtgtagaagaacttgactggcctgcacagagccctgacctcaaccctatcgaacacctttgggatgaattggaacgcagactgcgagccaggaggcctaatcgcccaacatcaatgcgccgacctcactaatactcttgtgactgaatggaagaaagtcccctcagtaatgttccaacctctagtggaaagccttcccagaagagaggaggctgttatagcagcaaaggggtggaccaactccatatttaaTACCCATgttttttggaatgagatgttggacgtgcaggtgtccacatacttttggtcatgtaatgtacAAACTACAAACACACGATATAGAAATTCCACTCACAACACTAACACGTGTCCAAACCTGATACTTTTTTTAAAAGACGTTTTTATAATTGTAGCCTCTCTTTAGTGTGGTATCAAGTTTTTTCCCAGAGTGTTGTATTTATATCATGTTTTATAAATGACACCTCTGATTTTGACCTGATGATattaaacactgttttactgGTTTGTTAGTTATTTCGTTGCGGATGGGCTTTGGTGGGTTGTTCTTGGATGGACAGACATACCTGTGGGTTCGATAACGGATCTACAAGTTGATGACGAGTGTTTGACTTTTGGGGTGAAAGGTATTTATAAAATGTATCCTGGAGCAGAAAACACAATGCAGGACAGTGGGGAAAAAACTGACGTCTTTATTTAAATTGGAAGTTTCTTATTACGATTTGAAAATGGATATCGAGATATTCTGAATAACTAAttttgaaagaaaaaaacaagTTGTATTGATTTGTTGCCTATATAAAGTATTAATGAATTATAAATGATATTGagatttttttcacattttggaaTTGATCTTTAGCCAAACCTAGTGTGATTTGTATCTGAAGTAATTGATCTTTAGCCAAACCTAGTGTGATTTGTATCTGAAGTAATTGATCTTTAGCCAAACCTAGTGTGATTTGTATCTGAAGTAATTGATCTTTAGCCAAACCTAGTGTGATTTGTATCTGAAGTAATTGATCTTTAGCCAAACCTAGTGTGATTTGTATCTGAAGTAATTGATCTTTAGCCAAACCTAGTGTGATTTGTATCTGAAGTAATTGATCTTTAGCCAAACCTAGTGTGATTTGTATCTGAAGTATTTGTACAGTGACTATTGAAACAACCGCTGAAGAAACGTATTGCATTGAAACGTGTCTTGCAAACGTCAAGCTGTGAGTGCCGTACACGAAGCTGGTGAACTTGTGGGACTTCAGTCATGTAAATTGATTTGTCCTTGATGTAACTGTTTCAGCTGTgcatgaaatgagtaaaacataAAATTACATTTGGATTTTCTTGgcattttactttaaaaaaatatatatacaattttaaaaaatggcAAATGTTGTTGAAAGCCGTTAAATTTTTATTATAAAGCAACTAATCCTTGAAATACAATTTGCACTTTCATAGTCTATACCTTATACATTCCCTCTTGAAATGAAAAACATACTGTTTTGATGTGTGGCCAATAAACAGTGAATTTTACTACTGGGtggaatgtttttgttttttcaatACAAAAACATAACAATCTATATCTGATCATTGGATCATTGGAggacctccctggtctttgtggttgaatctgtgtttaaaattcactgcttgactgagggacctttacagataattgtatgtgtgggttacaggTAGTAATTCAAAAATCCTGTtacacactattattgcacacagagtccatgcaacttaagtGACTTGTTAAGCTTATTTTCACTACTGaacttaggcttgccataacaagggggttgagatccttgataaaaacctgcaccagagcactcaggacctcagactggggcgaaggttcaccttccatcaggacaacgaccctaagcacacagccaagacaacgcaggagtggcttcgggacaagtctctgaatgtccttgagtggcccagccagagcctggacttgaacccgatcgaacatctctggagagaactgaaaatagctgaacagcgaagctccccatccaacctgacagagctttgaggatctgcagagaagaatgcgtgccaagcttgtagcgtcgtaccGAAGATGCCTCGAGGCTGTaaaccaaaggtgcttcaacaaaataatgaattaaagggactgaatacttatgcaaatggtTATTATTCCGGTTTTTTTTATAAacttgctaaaatttctaaaaatctgtttttgctttgtcattatgaggtattgtgtgtgtatattcatGAAAAAAcgaacaattgaatccatttttgaataagtctgtaacataacaaaatgtggagaaagtcaaaaggtctgagtactttccgaatgccctttATGTGGCACATCGGTCAAtgttttggtccttaaattaaactggtatcattttttttattcgtcacaattttctttaaccaatgttggtctttaatgcagggctgacagacaagttcctttaaccaatgttggtctttaatgcagggctgacAGACAAGTTTCTTTAACCAatgttggtctttaatgcagggctgacAGACAAGTTCATTTAACCAATGTTGGTCTTTAATGCATGgctgacagacaagttcctttaaccaatgttggtctttaatgcatggctgacagacaagttcctttaaccaatgttggtctttaatgcatggctgacagacaagttcctttaACCAATGTTGGTCTTTAATGCATGGCTGACAGACAAGTTTCTTTAACCAatgttggtctttaatgcagggctgacAGACAAGTTCATTTAACCAatgttggtctttaatgcagggctgacagacaagttcctttaaccaatgttggtctttaatgcagggctgacagacaagttcctttaACCAATGTTGGTCTTTAATGCATGGCTGACAGACAAGTTTCTTTAACCAatgttggtctttaatgcagggctgacAGACAAGTTCATTTAACCAatgttggtctttaatgcagggctgacAGACAAGTTCATTTAACCAatgttggtctttaatgcagggctgacAGACAAGTTTCTTTAACCAATGTTGGTCTTTAATGCATGGCTGACAGACAAGTTTCTTTAACCAATGTTGGTCTTTAATGCATGGCTGACAGACAAGTTTCTTTAACCAATGTTGGTCTTTAATGCATGGCTGACAGACAAGTTTCTTGccttttcccccttccacttgccttttccatttttttgtgataatgctgcaattagttggttgtaattttgggtagagcagacatttccaatgcgtgtgtgacataactccagcATTCTTATTaatgatatcatttacaaagattatactgtttttttaaatgtatttccaAAGATATACGAATtgactaaaaaaatatatatttgaatttaaatataatatttgttctatcttttctggaggattaaactgaaattacaACTAACTTCATGAGGCTCTGGAGGGACCCAAATTGTgcatttaaaagaaaacatgaatcgttcaatgacacctttgtttctaagccctggatttctagccccttgatcttattgttggatctgattttaattgctaacattttgatggccataataaatatatatgccgatagtggacaaccttgtttttctcctcttgacagttgaatactttctgagaagtagccaatattgactattttacacctggggtgtGACtgactatacataactttaacctaTTGTGTAAGAGATTCTCCTaaattgaaatattccaggcatttatatataaactccagtcgtactttatcaaaaggcTTTTCAAAATCggctatgaataccaggcctggtttcccagatttttcataatgttttattgtttccagtacttgtcttatattatctccaatgtatcgtccatgtaaaaacccctgtctgattaggatgaaaaATATCAGACAATACCTTTTTAAATGTTCCTTTCTATTTTATATTTAATcagtaaatatttaaaaaataaaaacacagttccactttgacattattgggtattgtgtgtaggccagtgacattaaaTGACAAttgatcaattttaaattcagactagcacaacaaaatgtggaaaaagtcacagggtgtgaattctttctgaaggtaTTAAGTTGCATAACATGGAATGTCAATGGGGGAAATGTATACATCAAAGGATACGAAACATGGAAGTGCTTTCTGATGCCGATCCACTGTTGGAGctcggaacacaagcatttctattggggctaggaacacaagcatttatattggggctaggaacacaagcatttctgttggggctaggaacacaagcatttatattggagctaggaacacaagcatttctattggagctaggaacacaagcatttatattggagctaggaacacaagcatttatatTGGGGctcggaacacaagcatttatatTGGGGctcggaacacaagcatttatatTGGGGctcggaacacaagcatttatattggggctaggaacacaagcatttatattggagctaggaacacaagcatttatattggagctaggaacacaagcatttatattggagctaggaacacaagcatttctgttggggcgaggaacacaagcatttctattggagctaggaacacaagcatttctgttggggctaggaacacaaacatttctgttggggctaggaacacaagcatttctgttggggcgaggaacacaagcatttctattggagctaggaacacaagcatttctattggagctaggaacacaagcatttatattggagctaggaacacaagcatttatatTGGGGctcggaacacaagcatttatatTGGGGctcggaacacaagcatttatatTGGGGctcggaacacaagcatttatattggggctaggaacacaagcatttatattggagctaggaacacaagcatttatattggagctaggaacacaagcatttatattggagctaggaacacaagcatttctgttggggcgaggaacacaagcatttctattggagctaggaacacaagcatttctgttggggctaggaacacaaacatttctgttggggctaggaacacaagcatttctgttggggcgaggaacacaagcatttctattggagctaggaacacaagcgttTATATTGGAgcgaggaacacaagcatttatattggggctaggaacacaagcatttctgttggagcgaggaacacaagcatttatattggggctaggaacacaagcatttctgttggagctaggaacacaagcatttatattggggctaggaacacaagcatttctgttggagcgaggaacacaagcatttatattggggctaggaacacaagcatttctgttggagctaggaacacaagcatttatattggggctaggaacacaagcatttctgttggagcgaggaacacaagcatttatattggggctaggaacacaagcatttctgttggagcgaggaacacaagcatttatgttggggctaggaacacaagcatttctgttggagcgaggaacacaagcatttctgttggggctaggaacacaagcatttctattggagctaggaacacaagcatttatattggggctaggaacacaagcatttctattggagctaggaacacaagcatttatattggagctaggaacacaagcatttatatTGGATCTAGGAACACAAGCGTTTCTGTTGGGGCTAGGAACAAAATCATTTCGCTaaaccctcaataacatctgctaaatacgtgtatgtgaccaatacatttggtttaatttcatttttaaaaaggcaTTTTCCTAATTCCTATTCCACGCTCGTCCCTCAACTACATCAGGGCAGGTGGCTTGTTGCGCTATCTGACGTGAAAACAGCGTATTAAGTTAACGGCTGAGTCCAATGAGTGCCAGGAGCATGGTGAACAGAGAGATGATGTCCAGGTACAGGTTGAGAGCAGCAAAGATGTACTCCTCTGGTGAAATGCTGTATTTGTGGTTCCCGCCCAGTATGAGCTGAGTGTCCATCACCaggtactggagagagagagatatatatatatacacacatatacagtgccttgcgaaagtattcggcccccttgaactttgcgaccttttgccacatttcaggcttcaaacataaagatataaaactgtatttttgtgtgaagaatcaacaacaagtgggacacaatcatgaagtggtacgacatttattggatatttcaaacttttttaacaaatcaaaaactgaaaaattgggcgtgcaaaattattcagcccctttactttcagtgcagcaaactctctccagaagttcagtgaggatctctgaatgatccaatgttgacctaaatgactaatgatgataaatacaatccacctgtgtgtaatcaagtctccgtataaatgcacctgctctgtgatagtctcagaggtccgttaaaagcgcagagagcatcatgaagaacaaggaacacaccaggcaggtccgagatactgttgtgaagaagtttaaagccggatttggatacaaaagatttcccaagctttaaacatcccaaggagcactgtgcaagcgataatattgaaatggaaggagtatcagaccactgcaaatctaccaagacctggccgtccctctaaactttcagctcatacaaggagaagactgatcaaagatgcagccaagaggcccatgatcactctggatgaactgcagagatctacagctgaggtgggagactctgtccataggacaacaatcagtcgtatattgcacaaatctggcctttatggaagagtggcaagaagaaagccatttcttaaagatatccataaaaagtgtcgtttaaagtttgccacaaagaactggaaagaactgaaaactgctgttcacaaatgctctccatccaacctcactgagctcgagctgttttgcaaggaggaatgggaaaacatttcagtctctcgatgtgcaaaactgatagacataccccaagcgacttactgctgtaatcgcagcaaaaggtggcgctacaaagtattaacttaagggggctgaataattttgcacgcccaatttttcagtttttgatttgttaaaaaagtttgaaatatccaataaatgtcgttccacttcatgattgtgtcccacttgttgttgattcttcacaaaaaaaatacagttttatatctttgtttgaagcctgaaatgtggcaaaaggtcgcaaagttcaagggggccgaatactttcgcaaggcactgtacaccataatttgcaaataaattaattaaaaatcctacaatgtgattttctggattttttttctcattttgtctgtcatagttgaagtgtacctatgataaaaattacaggcctctctcatctttttaagtgggagaacttgcacaatttgtggctgactaaatacttttttgccccactgtatatatatatatttatatatatacacacatatacacgaaTCAGTTGTTATATTACGACCAAAAAATACATATTACTGTGTAGGTTGTTTCTGACTGCTTACAGAATGAGTCATACACAGCCTTTTTTCATTTTAAAAACCCCCACATGGGCGACCATTCCTAAGCTTCTTAAAGATTGTGTATAAAGGACTACATTTTTATTGAGATGTCAGTGAACGTGTATTGCTTGGTGGTATGAAGGTGCCTGAAAGGACTAGCTTTCTTAACAACCCTAGCCAATGAAAGGACTAGCTTTCTTAACAACCCTAGCCAATGAAAGGACTAGCTTTCTTAACAACCCTAGCCAATGAAAGGACTAGCTAGAGGAAGAATGTTACTTACCAAAGAAAATAACAAGGTTCCCAGGCAAGCGTACACAATGTACACATACTATGGATTAAAAACACAAGACTAAGTTAGTTCCTGAACAAGTGTATTTCTAAAACTGAAACATGGTTAATGTTCTTTAATCTCCATTACAAGTACACAAGATAAAATACTGTTTTAAAAAGGGGCAATCTGCGATGGGTACATCCATTTTCGGGCCAGTCAATGCATCCATAGCCTATGAATTTGAGCGTGGTTACATTTGTCCAGACACATTcttcagctgtttaccaaaataGTGGCGTGGAAGACATTGTTACTGTTTAAATAGCAGATTGCccctttttaaatattttgtacATACTGGTATACCTGTGAAATGACTGTTGACTTACCTGGGATCGCATGATTCCACACAACAATGCAAAGGATATGAGAGTCCAACAGAACACCCACAAGCCCCCACTGGCTAAGGTGAAGTCCCACTATAACAGAAATGAGGAAAGATGGTACACTGCTAGTAAgctacatttagcagacactcttaatCAGAGCCACTTAGTCAGTGCATTTAACTAAGATGCACTAAAAATAATCTGTCTTTTATCCAAATCTCATCATATAACTCACTCTGTCCACTTCATCAGCAAACTGTCGAAATCATGAACTGTCTAAATCACGAACGGTCGAAATCACAAACTGTCTAAATCACAAACTGTCTAAATCACTAACTGTCGAAATCACAAACTGTCGAAATCACAAACTGTCTAAATCACAAACTGTCGAAATCACGAACTGTCGAACTGTCAAAATCACGAACTGTCTAAATCACAAACTGTCTAAATCACTAACTGTCGAAATCACTAACTGTCGAAATCACGAACTGTCAAAATCACGAACTGTCGAAATCACGAACTGTCGAAATCACGAACTGTCGAAATCACGAACTGTCGAAATCATGAACTGTCGAAATCATGCTCAAAACCAGCTTGGGATAGTTTGCTGTATCActgcaacagtttttgtgacaaaatcatggtagagttgaaaatgcaggAAACCATTTAACTTAGATCGTTTTGTCTGGTACATGGAAACCATTTAACTTAGATCGTTTTGTCTGGTACATGGAAACCATTTAACTTAGATCGTTTTGTCTGgtacatggaaacccatttaacttagATCGTTTTGTCTGGTACATGGAAACCATTTAACTTAGATCGTTTTGTCTGGTACATGGAAACCATTTAACTTAGATCGTTTTGTCTGgtacatggaaacccatttaacttagATCGTTTTGTCTGGTACATGGAAACCATTTAACTTAGATCGTTTTGTCTGGTACGTGGAAACTTAACCGCAAAACTTTTTCTAATGTGCCATACCTCATCACACTCAGCCTGCAATTGCATTTCCTTGAATcctcgcatcctctctcctcgcctccttctcaaaacccattggatgaaaaGGTCAGAGCTCCCTCCCTTCTGACCttttcatccaatgggttttgagaaggaggaacCTCAGGACCTTGTCATCCAataggttttgagaaggaggaacCTCAGGACCTTGTCATCCTttaggttttgagaaggaggaacCTCAGGACCTTGTCATCCAataggttttgagaaggaggaacCTCAGGACCTTGTCATCCTATAGGTTTTGAGAAAGGAGGAACCTCAGGACCTTGTCCTCCAataggttttgagaaggaggaacCTCAGGACCTTGTCATCCTATAGGTTTTGAGAAGAAGGAACCTCAGGACCTTGTCATCTTataggttttgagaaggaggcgagtaGAGAAGATGTGACGAATCAAAGAAATGCTATTGAGATTCTCCCCATTTTGAAGTAGTAATTTTGAATTCCATGCAGGTCATCAGGAGGCGTCAGCCAATGATTTAAACTCAtcagcaaacattccataactgcaggtggcagtaaatcaccaacctggCTTtttcctgttcagcctgtacacaCTGCAGCACAGTAGATGGTGGTATGCAGTGCGTTATTATTTCTTCATAGATTACCAGTACACTCACAAGTTGAAGGAGAGGAAATGGACTACTTTAAAAATGGAAGACAGCCACTAAGGGCGCTGCCCGTGCTTTCACAGAACACGGTCATTTACAAGGATTTCAGGTGTGCCGTCTTTCTACATCTATGGAGAGAGGACGTACTCTGGACTGCATGGCGAAGACACTCAGAGCCAGGGAGACCAGTGCGGTGGCGCCCACAGCCCACATAACAGCTTCCGCCTCATAGAACCTGCAACACAAACCAAACTCTCGTCTATCACTGAAATAGGGTTGCAACGTTTCTGTAACGTTTCCACCAAATTCCCAGAAGTCCTGGTTGGACGATGCCCCCGGAATTGGGAGGGAATAAGAATGAAAGCAGGAATTCTCCAACCATGATTTCTGGAAAACTTGACATTTTTGGGAAAGTTACCGAAGTTTTTCAACATTACACTGAAATATTACTAGATCTATTAGTCAGGCATCCCTACAAACCTCAATGGAGGAATGGTTTAGACATAAGCTCATACTGCCAACCTCCATGGAGGAATGGTTTAGACAGAAGCTCATACTGCCAACCCGCTGTGTGCATGACTAACATGCTGAATGGTAAAGGATTTAGTCTATCCATCAGAGAGCAAGTACATCAGGGTCCCTCCAGAGGCATACAGTACTCACACAGTCACAGAGCCCAGCAGTAGACCTTCTGCAGTGGTCTACACAGAAAAATAACACAAAGGTCAGACAATACAACCAATGTGTGAAACGTTTATTGATGCCTTCTTGGAATCGATACTTACAAACAGTCCCAAGGCCAGGAAATTGAGCGGGACCTTCCGACGTATATTGGCACAACAGGACAAGGAAATTATGATGACAATCACCACTGCTCTGTTCAGGAAACAATGTTACAATATATTAATACAATATGGTACAATCACAGCGCTCAATATAAAGGTATTCGTGTGTGGGGTTCATTTGTCCATTGTTTAGATGTCAGGGCCTGTGTTCATAAAGTgactcagagtaggagtgctgatttggCATCAGGTCCAATGTCCATGTCATGGCATTTAATATGATTTGTGAGAGACAATTTACCtgatatattttatattaattGTTAACCATTAATATTTAACTAATAGTAAGACATGTCTGTCCTGC
The sequence above is drawn from the Oncorhynchus clarkii lewisi isolate Uvic-CL-2024 unplaced genomic scaffold, UVic_Ocla_1.0 unplaced_contig_6317_pilon_pilon, whole genome shotgun sequence genome and encodes:
- the LOC139394130 gene encoding protein lifeguard 1-like, which codes for MDQSKRSSEVQLPPPYSQDDGQQNTYGQENTYGQENTYGQQNTYGQQNTYGQQNYSSPHYGLNVGPGNIAVVSPAGQYNDMGQGHPEDQQQQWAASLPPDYSTGLEDTGCFDDKAIRRGFIKKVYLTLMIQLLVTFGIICAFLYWEALRLWSMKTYWFSSCMIAVVIVIIISLSCCANIRRKVPLNFLALGLFTTAEGLLLGSVTVFYEAEAVMWAVGATALVSLALSVFAMQSRWDFTLASGGLWVFCWTLISFALLCGIMRSQYVYIVYACLGTLLFSLYLVMDTQLILGGNHKYSISPEEYIFAALNLYLDIISLFTMLLALIGLSR